One Chanodichthys erythropterus isolate Z2021 chromosome 10, ASM2448905v1, whole genome shotgun sequence DNA segment encodes these proteins:
- the LOC137027894 gene encoding CD48 antigen isoform X1, with translation MLYTSACLWLLGVLKLTQQQPQSLSSTVNGVSGVYTDETEMISVMEGDSVTLNTDVTEIQTHRQILWTFRLNSSETVIAEIYKQTISVYDSGVNERFRDRLQIDKQTGSLTITNINRLHSGLYKVQVMNEHVKQKSFNIGVYAPLTVPVISDSLKYHSVSERSSKQNCSLVCSAVNVGHVTLSWYKGNSLLSSISVSDLSISLSLPLEIQCLDDFYRCVVSYSFTNRTKPLNITDLCRKCPGASRHFTELIIVATLVLVTAGVVLMYCYCKNYKRVKQEAPPTEDQVSYTDVTFTTHQASDTETVGRDQTEYSRVALR, from the exons GTGTGTCTGGAGTTTATACAGATGAAACAGAGATGATatcagtgatggagggagattctgTCACTCTAAACACTGATGTTACTGAAATACAGACACATCGTCAGATACTGTGGACATTTAGACTCAACAGTTCAGAGACTGTTATAGCTGAAATCTATAAACAGACCATCTCTGTATATGATAGTGGTGTGAatgagagattcagagacagactacAGATAGATAAGCAGAcaggatctctgaccatcacaaacatcaaCAGATTACACTCTGGACTTTATAAAGTGCAGGTCATGAATGAACATGTCAAAcaaaagagtttcaatattggTGTCTATG CTCCTCTAACTGTTCCTGTCATCAGTGATTCACTAAAATACCATTCAGTATCAGAAAGATCATCAAAGCAGAATTGTTCACtggtgtgttcagctgtgaatgtgggtcatgtgactctctcctggtacaaaggaaacagtttattgtccagcatcagtgtgtctgatctcagcatcagtctctctctacctctggagATTCAGTGTCTGGATGATTTCTACAGATGTGTGGTGTCTTATTCATTCACCAACCGGACTAAACCCCTCAACATCACTGATCTCTGTCGGAAATGTCCAG GAGCCAGTCGACATTTCACAGAGCTGATCATTGTTGCAACGCTGGTACTGGTCACAGCGGGGGTTGTGTTGATGTATTGTTACTGTAAAAACTACAAACGAGTGAAACAAGAAG CTCCACCTACTGAGGATCAGGTCAGTTATACTGATGTGACATTTACCACACACCAAGCTTCAGATACG GAGACTGTTGGACGGGATCAGACAGAGTATTCAAGAGTTGCTTTGAGATGA
- the LOC137027894 gene encoding CD48 antigen isoform X2 — MLYTSACLWLLGGVSGVYTDETEMISVMEGDSVTLNTDVTEIQTHRQILWTFRLNSSETVIAEIYKQTISVYDSGVNERFRDRLQIDKQTGSLTITNINRLHSGLYKVQVMNEHVKQKSFNIGVYAPLTVPVISDSLKYHSVSERSSKQNCSLVCSAVNVGHVTLSWYKGNSLLSSISVSDLSISLSLPLEIQCLDDFYRCVVSYSFTNRTKPLNITDLCRKCPGASRHFTELIIVATLVLVTAGVVLMYCYCKNYKRVKQEAPPTEDQVSYTDVTFTTHQASDTETVGRDQTEYSRVALR; from the exons GTGTGTCTGGAGTTTATACAGATGAAACAGAGATGATatcagtgatggagggagattctgTCACTCTAAACACTGATGTTACTGAAATACAGACACATCGTCAGATACTGTGGACATTTAGACTCAACAGTTCAGAGACTGTTATAGCTGAAATCTATAAACAGACCATCTCTGTATATGATAGTGGTGTGAatgagagattcagagacagactacAGATAGATAAGCAGAcaggatctctgaccatcacaaacatcaaCAGATTACACTCTGGACTTTATAAAGTGCAGGTCATGAATGAACATGTCAAAcaaaagagtttcaatattggTGTCTATG CTCCTCTAACTGTTCCTGTCATCAGTGATTCACTAAAATACCATTCAGTATCAGAAAGATCATCAAAGCAGAATTGTTCACtggtgtgttcagctgtgaatgtgggtcatgtgactctctcctggtacaaaggaaacagtttattgtccagcatcagtgtgtctgatctcagcatcagtctctctctacctctggagATTCAGTGTCTGGATGATTTCTACAGATGTGTGGTGTCTTATTCATTCACCAACCGGACTAAACCCCTCAACATCACTGATCTCTGTCGGAAATGTCCAG GAGCCAGTCGACATTTCACAGAGCTGATCATTGTTGCAACGCTGGTACTGGTCACAGCGGGGGTTGTGTTGATGTATTGTTACTGTAAAAACTACAAACGAGTGAAACAAGAAG CTCCACCTACTGAGGATCAGGTCAGTTATACTGATGTGACATTTACCACACACCAAGCTTCAGATACG GAGACTGTTGGACGGGATCAGACAGAGTATTCAAGAGTTGCTTTGAGATGA